CAGTTGCGCCCCAGGTAGTTGTTCGGGCCCATGATGATGCCCTTGCCGCCGTGCACGTCCATGGCGTGCTGGATGCATTCGCGGCCACGCTCGGTGAGGTGGTACTTGAGGATCGCCGACAGCACCGAAGGCTTTTCGCCCAGGTCCACCGCGTTGGCGGTGAGCAGGCGCGCGCTGTCCATCAGCCAGGCGTTGCCGCCGATGCGCGCCAGGGATTCCTGGATGCCTTCGAAGGCCGCCAGCGGCACGTTGAATTGCTCGCGGATGCGCGCGTACTGGCCGGTGACCAGGCTGGTGTACTTGGCCGCGCCAGTGCCCACCGCTGGCAGCGAGATCGAGCGGCCCACCGACAGGCAGTTCATCAGCATCATCCAGCCCTTGCCGAGCATGGCCTGGCCGCCGATCAGCAGGTCCAGCGGCACGAACACGTCCTTGCCGCTGTTGGGGCCATTCATGAAGGCCGCGCCCAGCGGTAGGTGGCGCTTGCCGATCTCGACGCCGGGGGTGTCGGTGGGGATCAGCGCCAGGCTGATGCCCAGGTCTTGCTGGTCGCCCAGCAGGTGGTCCGGGTCGTAGGCCTTGAACGCCAGGCCGAGCAGGGTGGCGACCGGGCCGAGGGTGATGTAGCGCTTTTCCCAGTTCAGGCGCAGGCCGATGACTTCCTCGCCCTGCCACTGGCCCTTGCAGACGATGCCGGTGTCGGGCATGGCGCCTGCGTCGGAGCCGGCCAGCGGGCCGGTGAGGGCGAAGCAGGGGATCTCTTCGCCGCGGGCCAGGCGCGGCAGGTAGTGGTTGCGCTGTTCATCGGTGCCGTAATGCAGCAGCAGCTCGGCCGGGCCCAGGGAATTGGGCACCATCACCGTGGAGGCCAGGTCGCCGCTGCGGGTGGCCAGCTTCATCGCCACCTGGGAGTGGGCATAGGCCGAGAAGCCCTTGCCGCCGTATTGCTTGGGGATGATCAGGGCGAAAAAGCCGTGCTGCTTGATGAAGTCCCAGGCGGCGCCCGGCAGGTCGAGGTCCTGGCCGATCTGCCAGTCGCTGACCATGGCGCAGAGCTGCTCGGTGGGGCCGTCGATGAATGCCTGTTCTTCCTCGGTGAGCTTGGCGGCGGGGTAGTCGAGCAGGGTGTTCCAGGCCGGGCGGCCGCTGAACAGCTGGCCGTCCCACCAGACGGTGCCGGCGTCGATGGCTTCGCGTTCGGTCTGCGACATTGGCGGCAGGGTACGCTGGAACCAGCCGAACACCGGGGCGCTGAAAAGCTGGCGGCGCAGGTCGGGCAGGGCGAAGAAGGCCACCTTGACGGCGATCACCAGCCAGATCAGCGCCAGCAGCCAGCCGGGCGCGCTGCTGAAGATGCCCATGAGCAGGGTGTAGGCGGCCAGTGCCGCGAGGATCTGCAGCGGCGCCAGGCGCCGGTGCGTGAGATACGCGGCGCCGAGCACCAGCACCACCAACCACAACAGCAACATAATCCTTCCTCCTTGGAAGCGGGGCGTATGGCCAACCCACAGAGCTTAGACGCACCGGGGCCGATGGCCTGCCTAGGAAATGACAGGGCGCGGCGCTGGGAGTTCGTTCGGTGGCTGTCGATGGATCCGGGGGCCGCCTTGCGGCCCTTTCGCCAGGCAATGCCGCTGCTACAGGGCCACGCGCATTCCCACGGCGAACGGGCTGCGCCGCAGTTCCCGGTTTCACTGGCAGCCTTCACCGCGTGGAGTAGACTGTGCCACCTCCCGCTATCCATTAAGGACGTTGCCATGCTGAAGATCTGGGGCCGCAAGAACTCGAGCAATGTGCGCAAGGCGCTGTGGATCGCCCACGAACTGGGCCTGGACTTCGAAGCCATCGACGCCGGCGGCGCCTTTGGCGTGGTCAACGACCCCGACTACCGTGCCCGCAACCCCAACGGCCTGGTGCCCATGCTCGAAGACGGCGACCTGGTGCTGTGGGAGTCGAACGCCATCGTTCGCTACCTGTGCGCCGAATATGGCGCCGAGCAGGGCTGGTACCTCGACGATCCTCGCCAGCGCGCCCTGGCCGACAAATGGATGGACTGGACCACATCGTCCCTCGCCGGCCCTTTCCGTCCGCTGTTCTGGGGCCTGCTGCGCACCCCTGAAGAGCAGCGCGACTGGGTGGCGATCAACGCCGCGCACAAGCAGTGCGCCGAGCTGCTGAGCATCGCCGACGCCACCCTGGCCAAGCAGCCGTACCTGTCAGGCAAGCAGATCGGCATGGGCGACATCCCCCTGGGCAGCTTCATCTACGCCTGGTTCGAAATGCCCATCGAACGCCCAGCCATGTACCACCTCGAGGCCTGGTATGAGCGCCTGAAACAGCGCCCCGCCTACCAGGCGGCGGTGATGACCGCGCTGACCTGAGGGTGCTTCAATAGTCATTATCAATAGATGTGACTGTACTTGTGCGGCCAGCCCTTGCACCATGGCCGCACGCACTGCGCCAGTGACTTTGCCTGGCGTGTCCTGAACCTTTTTATCGGTACCTGACCCGCTATGAGTTCCGCCCTGTCCATCCGACAGCTGACCAAGACCTACGGCAACGGTTTCCAGGCCCTCAAGGGCATCGACCTGGACGTCTCCGAAGGCGACTTCTTCGCCTTGCTCGGCCCCAACGGCGCGGGCAAATCCACCACCATCGGCATTCTCTCGACCCTGGTGAACAAGACCAGCGGCACGGTCAACGTGTTCGGCAACGACCTGGACCGGTCGCCCGCGGCGCTCAAGCGCTGCCTGGGCGTGGTGCCCCAGGAGTTCAACTTCAACCAGTTCGAGAAGACCTTCGACATCGTCGTGACCCAGGCCGGCTACTACGGCATCCCGCCCAAGCTGGCCAAGGAGCGCGCCGAACAGTACCTGACCCAGCTCGGCCTGTGGGACAAGCGCGACGTGCAATCGCGGTCGTTGTCCGGCGGCATGAAGCGCCGGTTGATGATTGCCCGGGCGCTGATCCACGAGCCGCGCCTGTTGATTCTCGACGAGCCGACCGCCGGGGTGGACATCGAGCTGCGCCGCTCGATGTGGAGCTTCCTCACCGAGCTCAACCAGAAGGGCATCACCATCATCCTCACCACCCATTACCTCGAAGAGGCCGAGCAGCTGTGCCGCAACATCGGCATCATCGACCACGGCACCATCGTCGAGAACACCAGCATGCGCCAGCTGCTGGGCAAGCTGCACGTCGAGACCTTCGTGCTCGACCTCAAGCGCGACCTGCCCGCCGCCCCTGAGCTGCAAGGCTATCCGTGCCGGTTGATCACCCCGCACACCCTCGAGGTGCAGGTGGACAAGGACATCGGCATCACCGCGCTGTTCGGCCAGCTGGCACTGAAGAACATCGAGGTGCAGAGCCTGCGCAACAAGACCAATCGACTCGAGGAGCTGTTCGTGTCCCTGGTGGAAAAGAACCTGTCGAAGGTGGCCGTATGAGCGTGGAACTGCGCACCAACTGGGTCGCCCTGAATACCATCGTCTACCGCGAGGTGCGGCGTTTCCTGCGCATCTGGCCGCAGACCCTGCTGCCGCCAGCGATCACCATGGTCCTGTACTTCGTGATCTTCGGTAACCTGATCGGCCGGCAGATCGGCGCCATGGGCGGCTTTACCTACATGGAGTACATCGTGCCGGGGCTGATCATGATGTCGGTGATCACCAACTCCTACGGCAACGTGGTGTCGAGCTTCTTCGGCAGCAAGTTCCAGCGCTCCATCGAGGAGCTGATGGTCTCGCCGGTGTCACCGCACACCATCCTCGTCGGCTATGTGCTGGGCGGCGTGCTGCGCGGGTTGGCGGTGGGGGTGATCGTGACCATCCTGTCGATGTTCTTCACCCACCTGCAGGTGCACCACCTGGGGGTGACCGTCGTCGTGGTGTTGTTGACCGCGACCATCTTCTCGTTGCTGGGCTTCGTCAACGCCGTGTTCGCGCGTAACTTCGACGATATCTCGATCATCCCGACCTTCGTGCTGACGCCGCTGACCTACCTGGGTGGGGTGTTCTACTCGATCAACCTGCTGCCGCCGTTCTGGCAGACCGTGTCGCTGGCCAACCCGGTACTGCACATGGTCAACTCGTTCCGCTACGGCATCCTAGGGGTGTCGGATATCAGCATTGGCACCGCGATCAGCTTCATGCTGGTGGCTACCGCCGTGCTCTATGCGCTGTGCGTGCGCCTGCTGGTCAGCGGCCGCGGCATGCGCGCCTGAGCCCCGGGCGACCGAGCAGCGACACTGGCGCCGGCGCCATTGCCGGCCCACCCACCAGCGCCAGTACAGCATGGTGGTGAAGTAGGCCAGCACGCCGAGCACCACCCCGCACACCACCGAGCCCAGCAGGAACGGTTGCCAGATCGTCGCCAGCTGGTCGGTGACCCAGTCGACGGTGATCTCCTCCGGCAGGGTGCGCGGCGGCACCTGCATCAGCCAGGCGCCGGTCATGTAGGTCACGAAGAACACCGGTGGCATGGTCAGCGGGTTGGTCAGCCACACCAGGCTCACCGCGATGGGCAGGTTGCCCCGTACCGGGATGGCCAGCGCCGCGGCCAGCAGCATCTGCATGGGGATGGGGATGAGTGCGGCGAACAGGCCGACGCCCATGGCCCGCGCCACCGAATGTCGATTCAGGTGCCAGAGGTTGGG
The window above is part of the Pseudomonas muyukensis genome. Proteins encoded here:
- a CDS encoding ABC transporter ATP-binding protein, coding for MSSALSIRQLTKTYGNGFQALKGIDLDVSEGDFFALLGPNGAGKSTTIGILSTLVNKTSGTVNVFGNDLDRSPAALKRCLGVVPQEFNFNQFEKTFDIVVTQAGYYGIPPKLAKERAEQYLTQLGLWDKRDVQSRSLSGGMKRRLMIARALIHEPRLLILDEPTAGVDIELRRSMWSFLTELNQKGITIILTTHYLEEAEQLCRNIGIIDHGTIVENTSMRQLLGKLHVETFVLDLKRDLPAAPELQGYPCRLITPHTLEVQVDKDIGITALFGQLALKNIEVQSLRNKTNRLEELFVSLVEKNLSKVAV
- a CDS encoding acyl-CoA dehydrogenase, producing MLLLWLVVLVLGAAYLTHRRLAPLQILAALAAYTLLMGIFSSAPGWLLALIWLVIAVKVAFFALPDLRRQLFSAPVFGWFQRTLPPMSQTEREAIDAGTVWWDGQLFSGRPAWNTLLDYPAAKLTEEEQAFIDGPTEQLCAMVSDWQIGQDLDLPGAAWDFIKQHGFFALIIPKQYGGKGFSAYAHSQVAMKLATRSGDLASTVMVPNSLGPAELLLHYGTDEQRNHYLPRLARGEEIPCFALTGPLAGSDAGAMPDTGIVCKGQWQGEEVIGLRLNWEKRYITLGPVATLLGLAFKAYDPDHLLGDQQDLGISLALIPTDTPGVEIGKRHLPLGAAFMNGPNSGKDVFVPLDLLIGGQAMLGKGWMMLMNCLSVGRSISLPAVGTGAAKYTSLVTGQYARIREQFNVPLAAFEGIQESLARIGGNAWLMDSARLLTANAVDLGEKPSVLSAILKYHLTERGRECIQHAMDVHGGKGIIMGPNNYLGRNWQGAPIFITVEGANILSRNLMIFGQGAIRCHPFVLKEMALAGREDRDQALKEFDDLLLQHILFAAGNAASTLVLGLGLGHFEKVPGDALSQGYFRALNRQAAAFALLADLSMMLLGGALKRRERLSARLGDVLSYLYLASAALKRYHDLGSPEHMRPLLRWALEESLGQAENALATLLDNFPNRFIGCALRVLVFPFGRRHTGPSDALDAEVAELIGRRQGDPALEELLTGCFRPQADGDPVAALQRASDLLDDAASLHKVLHQAIKEGKVRVAAGQSPIDAAVAAGVLQADEGQRLHAAERARRVVIDVDAFDKAQLAGAQGIIR
- a CDS encoding glutathione S-transferase, with protein sequence MLKIWGRKNSSNVRKALWIAHELGLDFEAIDAGGAFGVVNDPDYRARNPNGLVPMLEDGDLVLWESNAIVRYLCAEYGAEQGWYLDDPRQRALADKWMDWTTSSLAGPFRPLFWGLLRTPEEQRDWVAINAAHKQCAELLSIADATLAKQPYLSGKQIGMGDIPLGSFIYAWFEMPIERPAMYHLEAWYERLKQRPAYQAAVMTALT
- a CDS encoding DUF2062 domain-containing protein; the protein is MPRRLFKRYMPDPTSIREHKSLRFFGTLLHDPNLWHLNRHSVARAMGVGLFAALIPIPMQMLLAAALAIPVRGNLPIAVSLVWLTNPLTMPPVFFVTYMTGAWLMQVPPRTLPEEITVDWVTDQLATIWQPFLLGSVVCGVVLGVLAYFTTMLYWRWWVGRQWRRRQCRCSVARGSGAHAAAADQQAHAQRIEHGGSHQHEADRGANADIRHP
- a CDS encoding ABC transporter permease; its protein translation is MSVELRTNWVALNTIVYREVRRFLRIWPQTLLPPAITMVLYFVIFGNLIGRQIGAMGGFTYMEYIVPGLIMMSVITNSYGNVVSSFFGSKFQRSIEELMVSPVSPHTILVGYVLGGVLRGLAVGVIVTILSMFFTHLQVHHLGVTVVVVLLTATIFSLLGFVNAVFARNFDDISIIPTFVLTPLTYLGGVFYSINLLPPFWQTVSLANPVLHMVNSFRYGILGVSDISIGTAISFMLVATAVLYALCVRLLVSGRGMRA